Part of the Musa acuminata AAA Group cultivar baxijiao chromosome BXJ2-7, Cavendish_Baxijiao_AAA, whole genome shotgun sequence genome is shown below.
AGACTGGCCTGGGACTTGTGGGTTTGATTTACAGTTACATAGGTTTAATCCAGCAAAGATAAATTACAAACTGATACATCAAATTCAAAAGTTTAACCATCTTAACCCAATACAACAATTTAATTATCATGACAAATAAGATAGGTGTGTCATTTTCAACTAACAAATTAAATGAGTTATGCTAGCATATCAGATAGCCTAAGTAGGACAAGAACCATGTCATTTTGAATCAACTCGACAGGACCAGTTTATCAAATAGGTTGCACAAATGGTCTTGGTTCAACATTTAATCAGATGAACAAATTGAATTTATTTAGATTTTGATAGTTCATCCATAGTATCTAACACAACTGGATCTGACACAACCCCTTCCAGTCCTAAATACAGgatatcaaaggttcgactatcaTAAAATATTCAAGAAATAACGTACATTAACACACCTTTTCAATCAATACTCAGTGAGGTAGTATACCGCTAAATACATCAAACAACAAATTTGCAGCAATTACCTAGCATCTCGCTTGTTAAATCATCCAAAAATCTTTAAACTTTTATTAAAGGGTGAAGAATAAACCTTAGAAACTACATCAAAGGTAAAGAAAGGTTCACAAAAGATATATCCTAAGACTTCTCAAAGCTCACGATGAGAGCAAATGGCCATAACATAACTAGCAATTGTAAGAGGGATAAAACTGGAAAATGCTGGCCTACGACCATTCTATAATCATAAGCGAGGATAAACATTCTGGAACAAAAATCAATTTGCGACAATGCATTATCGAACAACTAATGACAACGCAAAGAATCGTCGCGTTAAAGATTTAGAATTGCACATACGAAGCGCCAGAGCAATAACGTCACCGGATACATCGAAAACACGGGCCTTTACACATAAAAGATTGCCAGAACACCAGACGTAATAAACCTAAGAAGATAAACTATATCTACAACGATGACGAGTCTAAGAAATCATCCAACAACCATGATTCAACCACAAGCAAAAATAACATTCAGAGATACAAAAAAGGAATTGGTCATCTCTGCCAAAGACCAAGCGATCAATAGGCTTAGAATCCAGCGGCTCTATTCGGATCGAGACAACAAGGACTATCAACAACCATAAAGTAGAGCTCCTTACGGGAGTTGGCCATGGAGATCTCGTTGACCTCATTGGGGTCGAGCCACACCTTCCCCCTCCCGCACTTGAGGACGCTGGCGGCGAGCCGCTTCTGGAGCTTCAGCGACACCATCGTGCTCCTCTCCTGCGATGTTCAGAAGAACGCTGTGGACGAATGCTGCGGCGGCGGAGGCCGAAGGCGTCTATTTGTACATCACTCATCTTAGGGTTTCCGAGGGCAAAATCGAAATATCATCTTCTCCTATTATAATGGGCTGGACCATGCAGAGACGGCTCGGCCCATGTGGCCCGTTATTCGAGTTGGTTCGGCGAGACCACGTTGCGAAGTCGGATCGCGATCGAGTAAATACGATTACTTCCGATTCTTTTTTATGTCGATTAGGGTTTGATAGAGTGCCAAATTTGCCCAAATTATAGGAAAAGAAATgtgaaattttctttttatttaattaaaaaatattgtaactggttttatttaattaaaaagtttagcgaCAATAAAAAATCTCAACTTTATTCTATGTTTTGAATGATTCCGAATGAAAAATGTGTAAAGATTTTGacatatttcataaaaaaaaaaaaatttactttgtCTCAAATATAGAATCAAATATCTTGAAAAtcttataatattaataatatttttttaaaaaaatatatttataatatatttaaaaaaaatttaagcgtTTCAAGAAAGTAAGGTTTCAAGAAATCGTTTAATAATTAAAACTCGCTAACATGGTAGGATAATATAATAAGATcatttagtctcatattgatTGAGAAATATCGAAACGAAGGGTTTTCATTGGGTCTCCATGTACGTTCGTTTCTAATTTAGTCCTAGAGAAACTGAAAGCATGCAATTggttttcatatttaaaattgatTTGATTCCAGACAAAATCAAAAAGGGATTTTTGATAAATCGATACCAATCAAATCAGTTCAAGATCGATTTATATACAATAAAGTTAGAAGGAAaatataatatgaaaataatatatatatatatatatatatatatatatttctcaatattatcaATGATACTTTTAAGCATCCAAGTCACTCCTAAAATGTGCACAAGAGTAGCCCAAAGCACAAATTAACGAGAGAAAGATGAGAGACTTGTCAAGAACATAACTTTTGCTAAATTTATTGGATTttaagctcaaaaagtaatcaaaGCATCCTCCGAAATattgtaaaaatattaaaatatttaaaaagaaaaaaatctctcCCTAAAATTgaaagaataatatattttctctccTAACCTGACTAGCTAATCTAATATGGGAAGAAAGGgtcgagaggaggaggaggaggcagcggCGGCCTCGAGCTGACGGTCAGAAGGCGAATCAGCACGTCTAGTGGGAGAGGAGGGGCGGCGATGGGTTTCCCGATGAGTTTCTCACGCTAACACCCAAAGCTTCACAGTAGAAACAGGAGGGAACATTGGTTTTATCTTTTACCTTTTTTGCCTTACGTAGTTGTTGCCGTGCCATTTCTACGTCTCTTTGATCTCACCTGCGCAGACCCTTCTCCGCACCCACCTCGGGGATTCAGTCCAAGCCATGGCATCAACGTGGTCAATAGGGGAACTGTTGGCCCCCTCTGGccatttctttctcctctttgaaGCAGTGAGCTACTGAGAAGCACCGGCATCCGCACGTACGCTGTCGTCTTGGCTCGTCCTGGAGTTTACGGCTTATTCTGCTCTTTACGCAAGAAAGTTCATCGGAATCTTCTTTGGCTCGGTAGAAGCTATGAGTTGTGGATGTCCGGTAACGATCTAATTCTTTATCGCACTTTCCCCGAACCAAACCTCCGCTTAAATGACGGCTATAGAGGCAGCGGTGGCAAGGAAACGTTGCAGAAGGCGACCGCAGAAGAGGAGGACGAGAAGGAGGgcagaggagagagaagaaaggAGGATGCGCAGCTCGGTGCAGGGAGGCGACGACGCCAGCGAGGCCAGCGCGGCCTTGGCTAACTGCTGGTGGCGCTCCCTCATTGAGTTCGACGGCGACAGCGAAGGCGGGAGGACGGAGGCCGCCGCGGGATCCAGGGGCGCGGTTGCCTCGCCTCGGGTGCGGGTCCTGAGGGAGCTCGAGCGGCTCGCGGCGGCAGCCAACGTGTCCCTCGACGACATCCGGCACAAGCTGCTGACGTACAATGCTGGCGACCTCTGGCTCCCTGCCGGTGGGATTCCCAAGCACGAGACGGACATCCCCCCTGTCATCACCATCCTGCTGCTCGGGCTTGCCGGCACCGGCAAGACCGCGCTGGTGGATCTCATGTACTGCGTTCTCGGCCGCGCCGGATTCCTGCCTTTCGCTCAGAGCATCCCTCTCGCTGGTAGTTGTTTCTTCCTGTAGAAAGACCTCAAAGATCCGATCTTTCTGCTTCGTCTTGCATCGTTCTCTGCAAAAGTTTCGATCTTTATTGCCTTCTTCTCGAGTGCTTCCTTGATGAGCTTCGACTTTTCTTGCCAAGCATCGGTTCCAGTTGTTGTCAGCCTGGATAGTCTTCGCTCGTTTGGTTCTCTTCTCGGAGAGATCACTCGTTTGTCGATAGATTTCTTTTCCTTACGGGTTGTAGTTGTTTTCACTGATCCGAGGATGGGATTTCGCAGGCAACGACGGGCGGACGCAGTGCCTGGAGGAGCACAACGTGCTGCGGTCTATGCGGAGCGGGTTCTGCATCTTCGACTCCCGCGGCCTCGACTGCGACCGGATGGCCGACGGCCTTGAGGAGGTGGCGGATTGGATGACCGAGGGCGTCCGCCACGGCCAGCCCTGCCGCGGCGCAAACCCCCCCGACGCCCCTGCTCCCGCCTCCGCACCCCCCGCTACGCGCTTCCTCCGCCGACGGGTCAACTGCCCCGTCGTGGTGGCCAACCTCTACGAGCTCCACCACTCCCTCCTCTCCGGCGACCCCCGCCCACTCGAAGCCACCCGCGACCTCTTCCACTACCCTCCCATCAAGATCAGCCCCAGTAAGTCTCACCACAACACCCGACCTCGTCCTCTAATCCCGCCGAAGCATTTCATCGAACACTCATTTTTGTCTGAACAGCCGACAGCCCCATCCTGGTGCTGACGCACGGCGACGAGCTATCGCCGGAGGAGAGGATCCAGGCGCGGGTGAAGACGTGCGAGTACCTGGGCGTGTCGGAGACGAACGGAGTCTACGACATATCGTGCCTCAACGAGCACGGGACGGCGGTGGACGAGATGGACCCGGCGACGTCCTACGCCGTCGCGGAAGCCATCTTCCGGGCCCTGGTGGTGGCGGACAGGACACACCCGGCCAAGGCCAGCATCAAGGAGTGGCTACTGGTGGTGATCACGTGGGCAATGTGCGCCCTCTCGACCTTCTTTGCCTTCCTCTCTTGCTGCTGCTCGAAGCTTGCCAAGGCCAACAGAGAGTACACCAAGTTGAGGACGCAGTGAGGAGGATGATCTCTTGGTTCTGCTACTGTATCTATGGATGGTGGTGCGAAGCAGTGTTGATATTGCAATGATGGACGACTTCTCATCAGATTAGCAGCTGACTTTTCCTTGGACTAACATGGTTCTTTGTTCTTTGTTGGTGGATTTGTGGCATTGCAATATCAACACTGGGTTATGATGCTTGTTTGGTATATTTTATGATGTTATATTAATAAAATGAGCTATATTATACTCCATCATAGAATCAATATAATGCATCGAGTAAATATTTCTCAATAGAAAACAACATTTTTTTTAGGCAGATCATTTACTCAATAGAAAATAACATTTTTTTTAGGTAGATCACTAAGAAAGTTTAAACACTAAatatacaaatattttttattgaattatcaataacaattatgaaaaatattttaagaaaaaaaaatattcatatttttcttactcttcataaaaatataattttggaaTCACATCTTCATTAATCTATTAACTAGATGCACAATACCTAAagtactttttattttttaataatttttttaatatcaaagTTGGATCAACTAtctctataaaaaaataataatttatcaatGCATCATAAAATATATCGATCGAAATGAACACTGTTCTTGAATCCTAccttcattatttatttttttacaaaaaaaatcatacttTTTACCTCAACCACCTTTGGTTTtcgaattttataattatttttatttatatactaTGCTATTATTTTAGGTTAGcaaatgaaaatttattttttctttatttttaagcTTCCAATAAGCACACGTATCTTGTAGTTGAACCTGCGCCGTCAGATCTCGATCAGACGTTAGCCTTGCGCGTAGCTCAATTCAAGTGTTTTACCCATTTCCGTCGTAGTTTCACTTCTCAGGAGCAGGGATCAGCTACATCAAACCAAACAGCAAACGACCGTGTATCATGCACATTCTTGGGTCCCACAGAATTCTCCTCCAATTGGGCAGTCAGAACCCTCCACGTCGTGAAAAGCGAGTCGTTGCTGCTAAACGTCCACACGGCGGATCCACGCTTCTTCTCACATCCGCCTAGTCCGTTGATGCGGTAAGGTGTACCCTCACGGGGATTTAAATAAGCCGGTCGTTTTTTCTCCCCGTACTCTCATTGGCTTCGGCCGGATGCCTTATGCGGTGACACCTCAGCTTATTATATTACTCCACGGCGTATTTTTTAACGATAAATAATTCGTTTTTTTTTTGGCGTCTCTCCCTCTATTGCTTTCTGTTTCCCTCCACTCTCTTCGCTCTCAGGAGTTCTCCGCCTCTCTCTCACACCGTTCCCCcactatatatatagagagagagaggagatgcgTGAAAGCGGAGGCCATTACCAATCACAGTGAATCAGGGCATGATGGATCTAAGTGACATGGTAAGGCTGGTTGTGCTTCTGTTCTTGTTGTGTCGTGGTCTTGCTCGCTCTTCATGTTTGGTGATTCATGCGATTGTTTGCGGTGGTGTGTTGTTTCTTGCTTCGATTCCATCTGCAGGCTTCGTGTGATGCAAATCCGAGGAGCAGCGATCGCCAGATCAAGAGCTGTACGGATTGCCGAGCCACAAAAACCCCTCTCTGGCGAGCTGGCCCTACTGGCCCCAAGGTACTATCCCTGAGTCGTTTCGGTCTTTGATTGGCGATCGGATTTTCCGCTTGTTTCGTTCGAGTTTTACGTTGTTGATCTGATGATCTGTGCGATGGCAGTCGCTCTGCAACGCTTGTGGGATCCGGTACCGGAAGAATGTAAAGGAAGCCGGAATGAaggtgaagaaggagaagagagagatcAGCGACGGAGGAGGCCGGAAGAGGTTTGGTGTGTATCTTAAGATGCAGATGTCCGGGTTGGGTTTGTGGAAGCAGATATCCATGATTGGGAAAcggaggagatggaggaggaggaggagaaacgtaCCTGGGGAAGAGGAGCAGGCCGCCGTCCTACTGATGGCCCTCTCGTCTGGCTTGCGATAGGATTTGAGCCTCTATAAGATTATCGCCACCCGATTTCCTTTTCTTGGTGGAGAAACGGAGGTTTTCTCCCCGTTCTACTTTGTCATGCTACCGGCAACTTGGTGAAGCATCAGGTTGCCATCTTAATTATCTTCTTGCCATTTTACCTCGCCCTACTACGCTGATTCATCCATGTAACTTCATCAGTTCGTCCTCGAGCTAGGGAAGCTCGCTACCTCAAACTTCATGAATAATAATATCTTCCAGGTTTTGCATATTTTTGCTGATTATTAAAAGCCACGAACATATCGGAAGCAAAATTAGGTTTGGTAATATAATCTTTGTACTGTGAATGTTGATTGAAGCAAATTTTCTTCGAGTCTGTCTTGTTGTGTGCAAGAATTTAATTTGCCTTTTGGAATGGTAGACCTTAGTCACTGATCAGATTTTGAGTTTTATGAACTCTTTCATTTGAAGGTTATTTGAAGGGAAAGGTTGCTTACATTATCCCAGACCGTGCATTAAGGTGAGCTTCGTATATTTGGTCATCTTTCTCTCAACTCAAGTAGTCAATGTTGTGAACAAATTACATCATCCCAGACCTTGCATTATAGTCTTTGTATTATGCTTGTTGATGCAGGTAAACTTATTTGTGTCCGTTTTGTTGTGAGCAAGAATTTGCTTTTGGAATGTGGGTCAAGAAGTCAATGATCAGGATTTCAGTTTTTTAAATTCCTCTATTTCAAGGTTATTTGATGCAAAATATACTTATTGGCCATTTCTTTTATAAGCTTAAGTAGTCAATGATGTTGTAAGTCACACTCACTGAAGGGTCTCAAGAAGGTTTGTTGATGATTGTTGGAAATGAACAAGCTGTGGATGCTGTTTGTAAGCATCTAAAATATGAAAAGAGGGTCCACAGGGCAGGAAAAAATGGTCCCTTTCATGTGGATTGACTTTAAGTGGTTAGTATGGTCTGGACTTGTCAGTTTGCTATGGTCATCATCATTGTTGGAAGCTGTCATTGCTGTTTGTGACAGGAAAACATGTGTGAAAAAGATCCAAACATTGTTGGAAGCTGTAGCTCGATAATTTTACTCACTGTGGTCAGTTTTAGCAATTTGAGTCTTCTTCTATACAATTATAGACTTCCGATACTAGATTGTTGTAGCTTGATATATTGTGTGTTGCTAACAGTAGATGTCCTTTGGATAGTATCATGTTGATAGATGCTTGCTCCAGTGAGAATCTCCATAGGCTGCTACCTTGGTTGGTGAAGGCCAAGAAACCTTCAAATTGCAGCGCTCAGTTCTAAGCTTTCAATTGTTTAATCTCCCTGCCTGCTTGTCCCTCTTGTCTTTTATCTTGGCTTTCCCATGCTTCACTTGTCCTGCCATCAGACTTGTCATTTTATGAAGAAGGCATCACTTTCCGGCACTCATGGAACATTCCATTTTCTTCTCATTTCTGTACTTTTTCTTAGACTATTTTGAATTATACATCAGACACCGTCTTTTCTTTTGAATGATGATATGTTGCCTAATTCTCTTCGTGCTTAATTTTATCAGATATGTTCGTGACTCAAATCTTCATCACTTGAATCGCGATGTGTGAAATCTTGGCCACTTTTCAGAAAGTACAGAACAAAAGTTTATTCAGAAACACAAGGTACGAATATTTAAGTACACCGCCAATCATGCAAGTTATTATGTTGTTTGCTGATAGGTGAAGAGTAATATGTCACACGTTATATCATCACATGGTGACACGTGGTCGACCGATCGATCATTAAAAGTCATGGCAATCATATTAACGATTAGATCATGAGATATAAGAGTAATATGTGGTCGAGCGATCGATCATTCGAATCTCGTAATTGACTTGACTAATCTACACGGGTGCAAGGGTCGATGGACATCACGTGATGTCTTTGCCCGAAGTGTCGCACACCCTCCTCTTGTTGTCGGTGACTCTGGGCATAACCGTTTCCGGAGTCACCTATATAAAAGGGACCAAGTTGTACTCTCAAACATAACTTTACTTAAAATTGACTTGATTATCGAAAGGGTATTCGTTACCTCTTGATTTAGTTTTACATATTTGATGTTCTACAAATTATAGTTTGAATTAAGATGGATTTGAAATGAATCTTGATTGGATCCAAATCACTATCTTACCTTAGACAACTAGAATCTGCGCTAATGTGTCCACAAGAAGAATAATTTTCTACTAAAATTAACCCTAAAAAAAAGGTCGACCAGATTAAAACAGTTTCTCATTTTTAATATACCACAAAGATAGCTTCAAATGATATTGTTGATAGTTAGATCTTAGGCTTACCAGGTTGTATTAATCATGAACTACTTCAAAATCTTAGATACACGAAGCATCTCAAGATCTGGGCTAAAttagtttattttgaatgaaacacCAGCCATGCTTGAGAAGATAAGATCATCACATACTATGGATCAGTACCTTGCAAAGAGAACATTAAGCTTGACTGCTATCTAACTTTTCAACATGTTTTGTATCTTTAATTTTCTTCAAAGATTCTTAAGACATCTACAATTGAGATTCTGTATGAGAAGACGATAATAAAAAGGCTCTGATAGACAGTAATAGGTTCCAGCAATTTATGCTTTGAGTTAAATTCTATCAAAATGCAAGATTCAAAAAAATAGAGCATCTTTTCCCATACCATTTAGAGCATCTTCCCAAAAAAAACAGATGGTGACAGAGAGGAAGGTATAAAGAAGATGTAAATGAATATTTAATTATTTGGAATCACCATCACTAGTTGAGATAGACCTTTAGAATATGTAATACATCCGACAACGTGAATATCGAGAAAAGATTGTCGGTGAAGAAAATAATTAAAGTTGAATTAAATCTCCATGCTTTTTTTAAGAGAATCTTCCTTGGATTCATTTCAGTGTGGTCACTCAAAACTTTTTAAGTTAGCTGGCATGTGTTAGTTGTTTACAAGtagaaaaagtattttttaaataattcatgattaaaaaatatttcttttgtgaTTTGTGATAGTGTGGCAAATCTGGTCAGCCTGTTTTGTTATTTTTGCTTGGTTGGTGTCTCCTATCAAGTATTGTCATGAATTTGGAATTTTAGTAGACATGACCTTCACAGGCTTGTTCATATGGAGTAATACGAAATAATTCAGCATATAATATAAAGGAACCGGCCGAGGCATTTAAAGTTTACATCGTATCTATTCGATGTTATGTACATGAAGTGGATGAATCTGTAGATTTACTATGATAAACCTGGGTTAGAAAAAGCACTTTTGTTATTTGTACGAAATGAGAAAACCCAGAAAAGAAAAATAGAGTGGAAAAagaaagttttttcttttttttcttttctgcaaATTCAGATCTGGTTCCATTGATATCTCCTAACTTATTGATCAAaagattatttattatatttttaaagagTTTTCATAATATGTTTGTTAGTAAAAAAAGTCATTGATGTCTTGATCAATCCAATGTGATCTAGACCCATATACGCAGGGTTGTCCGAAGTACCTTCGAGATGAGGACGATAAGCTCTGAAGGTGTCACCTGTACTAAAATCGAGATCGAGAGAGATTTCTCGATCTAGTCCATTTGATGCGTACGTTAATAATTCGAAGTATTTAAGCGTGAACATAAGTGATCAAAAAAAATTATCTCATTGATCATTATGTTGAAGATGAATTTTTATATATGATCATAgaagaatataatatttaatagaaTAATATTATACAAAGATGTAGTTTTTAATCATCCCTATCGATCaccttttgttttcttattcacgTGGAtgataagatgagataattttaaattatttatcttggatttattttaaatttttgttcatACAAATGAATAGGTGGAAGGTTACCTAATTTTTTTTTGATTAAGTGGTAGTATATTCTCTATCGCTCTTATTGCAATTCAGATTTACGTTCGATTCTTTACTCGATTTAGGGCTGTGTttatagtttcaaaatataagatttatgACGTCATAAAAAAAGACCGGTTAACTCATTATTATATTACATGACCATACGACAATGTTCAAACCAGCCATTATGGACCTGCCAATTGGCCCTCGTCCGAGACAGAGCGAGATGGTCCATTTCTTAACGCCAAAACAGTTTGTCGCCTCAAGCTTTTCGGGTGGGCGCAGTGCACTCGTGAGTCGTCGCCGAGTCATCGCGGCCACGCGTTCCTTTCTTCCCATTGGAACAGAGCGGGCCACAGTGCAACAGAAAGCACAGTCAATGTTTACCTAACGCGCGCATTGGTGAACGACCTTCACTTGATGGCGACAACCAGTTTTCCACCTTGGAATGTCCCATCATTGTCTAATCAGCTGATGCCGTGACGCTGTC
Proteins encoded:
- the LOC135616321 gene encoding GATA transcription factor 16-like, with the protein product MMDLSDMASCDANPRSSDRQIKSCTDCRATKTPLWRAGPTGPKSLCNACGIRYRKNVKEAGMKVKKEKREISDGGGRKRFGVYLKMQMSGLGLWKQISMIGKRRRWRRRRRNVPGEEEQAAVLLMALSSGLR
- the LOC103991108 gene encoding uncharacterized protein LOC103991108; the encoded protein is MTAIEAAVARKRCRRRPQKRRTRRRAEEREERRMRSSVQGGDDASEASAALANCWWRSLIEFDGDSEGGRTEAAAGSRGAVASPRVRVLRELERLAAAANVSLDDIRHKLLTYNAGDLWLPAGGIPKHETDIPPVITILLLGLAGTGKTALVDLMYCVLGRAGFLPFAQSIPLAGNDGRTQCLEEHNVLRSMRSGFCIFDSRGLDCDRMADGLEEVADWMTEGVRHGQPCRGANPPDAPAPASAPPATRFLRRRVNCPVVVANLYELHHSLLSGDPRPLEATRDLFHYPPIKISPTDSPILVLTHGDELSPEERIQARVKTCEYLGVSETNGVYDISCLNEHGTAVDEMDPATSYAVAEAIFRALVVADRTHPAKASIKEWLLVVITWAMCALSTFFAFLSCCCSKLAKANREYTKLRTQ